A DNA window from Trypanosoma brucei brucei TREU927 chromosome 10, whole genome shotgun sequence contains the following coding sequences:
- a CDS encoding ABC transporter, putative: MRCFRKKVRDEEEFTLTSSVSEELQGDICNDGKPYGNADPQEQVPETGDITQFFGSFVQPNASMVGNSFCTTPFPVPVSWHNLTYSLQGRVILHNLTGTALPSRCLAIMGASGAGKSTFLHALSDHLATSKDRKLEGKIQLGDVEYRHQYRKVMGFVGQDDVLSNISTPKRSLRFSVRVRRNPDPETTKQQVSDVMDELGLQHCRDTTVGTPGLVAGLSGGERKRCSMGVDLICDPKILLLDEPTSGLDHVTSAKVVQLLNTIARKGRTVIYTIHQPSAGVLNHFDDLMLLVLGRCVYHGTMEDSVAYFESIGYVCPETYTPTDFYMTLMQDSVQAKVLIKQWKRHVKRKRTLHTRVVELNHQPWTSDTAKFLHGYIQRFKGSAVSQFSELVRRDFTELIRNRTFIITSLFQSLIFSLVAGLIFFGVSSDMTGIQDREGVLFMVVINRAMGQTYTMMHRFYDFKALYIREQQVGSYPPLLYLLSKTIVETPYRLLFCLVECAVVYWMVGLYASAGAFFTFYAAIALLSEVAASLGFLLSATCSTSVGATGFAPIVLLPLTLVGGLYATTDRMRPYWYFLEKLSFFRHAYILVLRNEMKHIDEIECDEKTNASGLCGYIPANGKEVLELNGLEDGQSENWIMWLCLVLFYVLLRTGILGALYKAARHKL, encoded by the coding sequence atgcgCTGCTTTCGAAAAAAGGTGCGTGATGAAGAAGAATTCACCCTAACCAGCAGCGTGAGTGAGGAACTCCAGGGAGACATTTGCAACGATGGCAAACCGTACGGAAATGCCGACCCGCAAGAGCAAGTGCCGGAGACAGGTGACATAACTCAGTTCTTTGGATCGTTCGTACAACCCAACGCTTCGATGGTGGGCAACAGTTTCTGCACAACACCATTTCCCGTCCCGGTTTCATGGCATAATCTAACCTACTCGCTGCAGGGTAGGGTAATCCTTCACAATCTCACCGGCACCGCGCTCCCGTCGCGTTGCCTTGCTATTATGGGTGCCAGCGGTGCGGGGAAGTCAACGTTCCTCCACGCGTTGTCCGACCATCTTGCAACCTCCAAGGACCGTAAGCTTGAGGGGAAAATTCAGCTTGGGGATGTGGAGTACAGGCATCAGTACCGCAAGGTGATGGGTTTTGTGGGTCAAGATGATGTGCTTTCAAACATCTCAACGCCGAAACGGTCCCTCCGCTTTTCTGTCCGCGTGAGGCGTAACCCAGATCCAGAAACCACCAAACAACAAGTGTCAGACGTAATGGACGAGCTTGGTCTTCAGCATTGCCGCGATACGACTGTCGGGACACCAGGTCTTGTGGCTGGCCTTTCTGGGGGCGAACGCAAACGTTGTAGCATGGGAGTGGACCTTATTTGTGACCCGAAAATCCTGCTTCTGGACGAACCCACTTCCGGGTTGGATCATGTCACGTCAGCGAAGGTAGTGCAACTTCTAAACACTATTGCCCGCAAAGGGCGCACAGTGATATACACCATTCATCAGCCCTCCGCAGGAGTGCTCAACCACTTTGATGATCTGATGCTGCTCGTCCTTGGACGGTGCGTGTACCACGGGACTATGGAAGATTCAGTGGCATACTTCGAATCGATTGGTTACGTCTGTCCTGAGACATATACCCCAACCGACTTTTATATGACACTAATGCAGGACTCAGTGCAGGCGAAGGTTCTCATCAAACAGTGGAAAAGGCAcgtaaaaaggaagagaacgCTCCACACGAGGGTTGTAGAGCTGAATCATCAACCATGGACATCGGACACAGCCAAGTTTCTCCACGGGTATATTCAACGGTTCAAGGGAAGTGCTGTGAGCCAGTTTTCGGAGCTTGTTCGCCGTGACTTCACGGAACTCATACGTAATCGCACTTTCATTATCACATCTCTTTTCCAATCATTGATCTTCTCATTGGTGGCTGGCCTTATTTTCTTCGGTGTCAGTTCAGATATGACGGGGATTCAGGACCGTGAAGGCGTTCTTTTTATGGTTGTTATAAACCGTGCGATGGGACAAACCTATACCATGATGCACCGCTTTTATGACTTCAAGGCGTTATATATACGTGAACAGCAAGTTGGCTCATACCCGCCACTCCTCTACTTGCTGTCCAAGACGATCGTGGAAACTCCCTATCGgttattgttttgtcttgTCGAATGCGCAGTTGTTTATTGGATGGTGGGCCTCTATGCAAGCGCGGgcgccttcttcactttctatGCCGCCATTGCGCTCCTCAGCGAGGTTGCGGCCAGTTTGGGATTTTTACTTAGTGCGACCTGCAGTACTTCCGTCGGCGCTACGGGCTTTGCCCCTATCGTATTGTTGCCGCTTACTCTCGTTGGAGGACTGTACGCCACCACCGATCGCATGCGCCCTTACTGGTACTTCTTGGAGAAGCTCTCCTTCTTTCGACATGCTTATATTCTTGTTCTTCGCAATGAAATGAAGCACATTGACGAGATTGAGTGTGACGAGAAGACTAATGCCTCCGGTCTTTGCGGATACATCCCAGCGAACGGAAAAGAGGTTCTGGAACTGAATGGGCTGGAGGATGGGCAGTCTGAAAACTGGATCATGTGGTTGTGCTTGGTGCTCTTCTATGTTCTGCTGCGCACTGGAATATTGGGTGCGTTGTACAAGGCGGCGCGACACAAACTATAA
- a CDS encoding 40S ribosomal protein S8, putative yields the protein MPQNEYIELAQKRYGRRLDHAERMRKRNARKVHTEAKRLRTVRGIKAKIAAKERYAEKAEIRKKIREHEEKQTTERVKEKGPKNALPSFLMDRSEADRAKVLSNSLKQKRKEKAGKWAVPIEKVKPVSEDEMLRAVTSGKRGKKSWKRMVNKVTFVGETFTRRLPKYERFIRPMALRFKKAHVTHPELKATFQLPIIGVKKNPQGKMYTGLGVITKGTVIEVNVSDLGLVTPSGKVVWGKYAQVTNNPENDGCINAVLLV from the coding sequence ATGCCGCAAAATGAGTATATCGAACTCGCGCAGAAGCGTTACGGGCGCCGCCTCGACCATGCAGAGCGAATGAGAAAGCGCAACGCCCGTAAGGTTCACACGGAGGCGAAAAGGCTTCGGACAGTGCGGGGCATAAAAGCAAAGATAGCAGCTAAGGAGCGTTACGCGGAGAAGGCGGAGATTCGCAAGAAAATTCGCGAGCATGAGGAAAAGCAGACTACTGAACgggtaaaagagaaagggccAAAGAATGCATTGCCTAGCTTTCTCATGGACCGTAGTGAGGCCGATCGCGCAAAGGTTCTTTCCAACTCTCTGAAACAGAAGCGCAAGGAGAAGGCTGGGAAGTGGGCGGTGCCGATCGAGAAGGTGAAGCCAGTCAGCGAGGATGAAATGCTGCGGGCGGTGACATCTGGTAAGCGAGGTAAGAAGTCGTGGAAGCGTATGGTGAATAAGGTTACGTTTGTTGGTGAGACCTTCACCCGACGACTTCCAAAGTACGAGCGCTTCATTCGCCCCATGGCCCTCCGTTTCAAGAAGGCACACGTAACGCATCCCGAGCTGAAGGCAACTTTTCAGTTGCCCATCATtggagtaaagaaaaaccCACAGGGGAAAATGTACACCGGTTTGGGAGTCATTACAAAAGGTACTGTCATTGAAGTGAACGTATCGGACCTCGGGTTGGTGACACCCTCCGGAAAGGTGGTGTGGGGGAAGTATGCGCAAGTCACCAACAACCCAGAGAATGACGGGTGTATCAACGCTGTGTTATTGGTGTAG